In Cervus elaphus chromosome 16, mCerEla1.1, whole genome shotgun sequence, a single window of DNA contains:
- the UBAP1 gene encoding ubiquitin-associated protein 1 isoform X2, with translation MYDFSLEKKTIEWAEDIKKIQEAQWEAERKAEEAEAKVNSQSGPEGDSKMSFSRTHSAASMPPPINPILASLQHNSILTPTRVSSSAAKQKVLSPPHTKADFNPADFECEEDPFDNLELKTIDEKEELRNILVGTSGPIMAQLLDSNLPRGGSGSVLQEEEVLASLERATLDFKPLHKPNGFVTLPQLGSCEKMSLSSKVSLPPIPAVSNIKSLSFPKLDSDDSSQKTPKMASTFHSTSCLRSGTFRNSLKPSTQSNASELNGHPTLGLSALNLDSGAEVPTLTPPQTPSLSVLSVCTEESAPPNTRPTVTPPNFSVSQVPNTPSCPQAYSELQALSPSERHCVETVVNMGYSYECVLRAMKKKGENIEQILDYLFAHGQLCEKGFDPLLVEEALEMQQCSEEKMMEFLQLMSKFKEMGFELKDIKEVLLLHNNDQDNALEDLMARAGAS, from the exons ATG TATGACTTCTCCTTGGAAAAGAAAACCATTGAGTGGGctgaagacattaagaagatCCAAGAAGCCCAGTGGGAAGCAGAGCGCAAGGCTGAGGAAGCAGAAGCTAAAGTGAATTCTCAGAGTGGCCCCGAGGGTGACAGCAAAATGAGCTTCTCCAGGACCCACAGCGCAGCCTCCATGCCGCCTCCTATCAACCCCATCCTCGCCAGCTTACAGCACAACAGCATCCTCACCCCGACCCGGGTCAGCAGCAGCGCCGCGAAGCAGAAGGTCCTCAGCCCGCCCCACACGAAGGCGGACTTCAATCCTGCTGACTTCGAGTGTGAAGAAGACCCATTTGATAATCTGGAGTTAAAAACTATTGATGAGAAGGAAGAGCTGAGAAACATTCTGGTGGGAACCAGTGGACCCATTATGGCCCAGTTGTTGGACAGTAACTTGCCTCGAGGCGGCTCTGGGTCTGTGTTACAGGAGGAGGAGGTCCTGGCCTCTCTGGAGCGGGCCACCCTAGATTTCAAGCCTCTTCATAAACCCAATGGCTTTGTAACCTTACCACAGCTGGGTAGCTGTGAAAAGATGTCGCTGTCTTCCAAAGTGTCCCTGCCCCCCATTCCTGCAGTAAGCAATATCAAGTCCTTGTCCTTCCCCAAACTTGACTCTGATGACAGCAGTCAGAAGACACCCAAGATGGCAAGCACTTTCCATAGCACATCCTGCCTCCGCAGTGGCACGTTCCGGAATTCCCTAAAGCCTTCCACCCAAAGCAATGCCAGTGAGCTCAATGGGCATCCTACCCTTGGGCTTTCAGCTTTGAACTTGGACAGTGGCGCAGAGGTGCCAACCCTGACCCCTCCCCAGACGCCTTCCCTGTCTGTCTTGTCTGTGTGCACAGAGGAATCAGCACCTCCAAATACGCGTCCCACG GTCACACCTCCTAATTTCTCAGTGTCACAAGTGCCCAACACTCCCAGCTGTCCCCAGGCTTACTCTGAACTGCAGGCGCTGTCCCCCAGTGAGCGGCACTGTGTGGAGACAGTGGTCAACATGGGCTACTCATATGAGTGTGTCTTGAGAGCCatgaagaagaaaggagagaatatTGAGCAG atTCTCGACTATCTCTTTGCACACGGACAGCTCTGTGAGAAGGGCTTCGACCCTCTTTTGGTGGAAGAGGCTCTGGAAATGCAGCAGTGTTCAGAGGAAAAG aTGATGGAGTTTCTTCAGCTGATGAGCAAATTTAAGGAAATGGGCTTTGAACTGAAAGATATTAAGGAAGTTCTGCTATTACACAACAACGACCAGGACAATGCTCTGGAAGACCTCATGGCGCGGGCGGGAGCCAGCTGA
- the UBAP1 gene encoding ubiquitin-associated protein 1 isoform X1, translating to MASKKLGADFHGTFSYLDDVPFKIGDKFKTPAKVGLPIGFSLPDCLQVVREVQYDFSLEKKTIEWAEDIKKIQEAQWEAERKAEEAEAKVNSQSGPEGDSKMSFSRTHSAASMPPPINPILASLQHNSILTPTRVSSSAAKQKVLSPPHTKADFNPADFECEEDPFDNLELKTIDEKEELRNILVGTSGPIMAQLLDSNLPRGGSGSVLQEEEVLASLERATLDFKPLHKPNGFVTLPQLGSCEKMSLSSKVSLPPIPAVSNIKSLSFPKLDSDDSSQKTPKMASTFHSTSCLRSGTFRNSLKPSTQSNASELNGHPTLGLSALNLDSGAEVPTLTPPQTPSLSVLSVCTEESAPPNTRPTVTPPNFSVSQVPNTPSCPQAYSELQALSPSERHCVETVVNMGYSYECVLRAMKKKGENIEQILDYLFAHGQLCEKGFDPLLVEEALEMQQCSEEKMMEFLQLMSKFKEMGFELKDIKEVLLLHNNDQDNALEDLMARAGAS from the exons ATGGCTTCTAAGAAGTTGGGTGCAGATTTTCATG GGACTTTCAGTTACCTTGATGATGTCCCATTTAAGATAGGAGACAAATTCAAAACACCAGCTAAAGTTGGTCTTCCTATTGGCTTCTCCTTGCCTGATTGTTTGCAGGTTGTCAGAGAAGTACAG TATGACTTCTCCTTGGAAAAGAAAACCATTGAGTGGGctgaagacattaagaagatCCAAGAAGCCCAGTGGGAAGCAGAGCGCAAGGCTGAGGAAGCAGAAGCTAAAGTGAATTCTCAGAGTGGCCCCGAGGGTGACAGCAAAATGAGCTTCTCCAGGACCCACAGCGCAGCCTCCATGCCGCCTCCTATCAACCCCATCCTCGCCAGCTTACAGCACAACAGCATCCTCACCCCGACCCGGGTCAGCAGCAGCGCCGCGAAGCAGAAGGTCCTCAGCCCGCCCCACACGAAGGCGGACTTCAATCCTGCTGACTTCGAGTGTGAAGAAGACCCATTTGATAATCTGGAGTTAAAAACTATTGATGAGAAGGAAGAGCTGAGAAACATTCTGGTGGGAACCAGTGGACCCATTATGGCCCAGTTGTTGGACAGTAACTTGCCTCGAGGCGGCTCTGGGTCTGTGTTACAGGAGGAGGAGGTCCTGGCCTCTCTGGAGCGGGCCACCCTAGATTTCAAGCCTCTTCATAAACCCAATGGCTTTGTAACCTTACCACAGCTGGGTAGCTGTGAAAAGATGTCGCTGTCTTCCAAAGTGTCCCTGCCCCCCATTCCTGCAGTAAGCAATATCAAGTCCTTGTCCTTCCCCAAACTTGACTCTGATGACAGCAGTCAGAAGACACCCAAGATGGCAAGCACTTTCCATAGCACATCCTGCCTCCGCAGTGGCACGTTCCGGAATTCCCTAAAGCCTTCCACCCAAAGCAATGCCAGTGAGCTCAATGGGCATCCTACCCTTGGGCTTTCAGCTTTGAACTTGGACAGTGGCGCAGAGGTGCCAACCCTGACCCCTCCCCAGACGCCTTCCCTGTCTGTCTTGTCTGTGTGCACAGAGGAATCAGCACCTCCAAATACGCGTCCCACG GTCACACCTCCTAATTTCTCAGTGTCACAAGTGCCCAACACTCCCAGCTGTCCCCAGGCTTACTCTGAACTGCAGGCGCTGTCCCCCAGTGAGCGGCACTGTGTGGAGACAGTGGTCAACATGGGCTACTCATATGAGTGTGTCTTGAGAGCCatgaagaagaaaggagagaatatTGAGCAG atTCTCGACTATCTCTTTGCACACGGACAGCTCTGTGAGAAGGGCTTCGACCCTCTTTTGGTGGAAGAGGCTCTGGAAATGCAGCAGTGTTCAGAGGAAAAG aTGATGGAGTTTCTTCAGCTGATGAGCAAATTTAAGGAAATGGGCTTTGAACTGAAAGATATTAAGGAAGTTCTGCTATTACACAACAACGACCAGGACAATGCTCTGGAAGACCTCATGGCGCGGGCGGGAGCCAGCTGA
- the LOC122709938 gene encoding small integral membrane protein 8, producing MSSAPEPPAFKQEPPKKKDPGNAGLRGVRTTALFRAVNPELFIKPNKPVMAFGLITLSLCVAYIGYLHATQENKKDLYEAIDSEGHSYMRRKTSKWD from the coding sequence ATGTCTTCAGCACCCGAGCCTCCAGCCTTTAAACAGGAGCCGCCCAAGAAGAAAGACCCGGGAAACGCAGGGCTCAGAGGGGTCCGCACcacagccttatttcgagctgTGAATCCAGAGCTCTTCATTAAACCTAACAAACCTGTAATGGCTTTCGGATTGATAACCCTTTCGCTTTGCGTGGCTTATATCGGTTACCTACATGCGACGCAGGAGAATAAGAAGGACCTCTATGAAGCTATTGATAGTGAGGGACACAGTTATATGAGGCGGAAAACCTCTAAATGGGATTAA